Proteins from one Emys orbicularis isolate rEmyOrb1 chromosome 2, rEmyOrb1.hap1, whole genome shotgun sequence genomic window:
- the ABCB8 gene encoding mitochondrial potassium channel ATP-binding subunit → MRKTLFASLLRQDVAFFDANRTGQLVNRLTTDIQEFKSSFKLVISQGLRSVTQIVGCFTSLYLLSPKLTGLLLVVMPSLVGAGALIGSVLRSLSRQAQEQVAKATGVADEALGNVRTVRAFAMEDREVALYCHEVDRSSWLNEKLGMGIAVFQGLSNVVLNCIVLGTIFVGGSLMAGEELSPGDLMSFMVASQTVQRSMANISVLFGQVVRGLSAGARVFEFMTLEPTVSLSGGDQIPSHSLLGHICFRDVCFSYPTRPGCPVLRNFSLTLPPRKTVAIVGESGGGKSTVAALLERFYEPMQGAITLDGCELCTLDPSWLRGQVIGFISQEPALFGTSILENIRFGKPDASDAEVYAAAQLANADSFIRSFPQGYGTIVGERGVMLSGGQKQRVAIARALLKNPSVLILDEATSALDTESEQLVQEALERAMAGRTVLVIAHRLSTIQCADLIVVLARGCVAEAGTHAELLRRGGLYAELVRRQATEQP, encoded by the exons ATGCGCAAGACCCTCTTCGCATCCCTGCTGCG GCAGGACGTGGCGTTCTTTGATGCCAACCGGACAGGGCAGCTGGTGAATCGGCTCACGACCGACATCCAGGAGTTCAAATCCTCCTTCAAACTCGTCATCTCCCAG GGCCTGCGCAGCGTCACGCAGATTGTGGGCTGCTTCACCTCGCTCTACCTGCTCTCGCCCAAGCTGACTGGGCTCCTGCTGGTGGTGATGCCCAGCCTGGTGGGCGCCGGCGCCCTGATTGGCTCCGTCCTGCGCAGCCTATCCCGCCAGGCCCAGGAACAG GTGGCCAAGGCCACGGGGGTGGCAGACGAGGCGCTGGGAAACGTGCGGACCGTGCGGGCCTTTGCCATGGAGGACAGAGAGGTGGC CCTGTACTGCCACGAGGTGGATCGGTCGAGCTGGCTGAACGAGAAGCTGGGCATGGGCATCGCTGTCTTCCAGGGGCTGTCCAACGTGGTGTTGAACT GTATCGTGCTGGGCACCATCTTTGTGGGGGGATCCCTCATGGCTGGGGAGGAGCTCTCGCCTGGAGACCTCATGTCCTTCATGGTGGCTTCGCAGACAGTGCAAAG GTCCATGGCCAACATCTCCGTTCTGTTTGGACAg GTCGTGCGAGGCCTCAGCGCTGGAGCCCGTGTCTTTGAGTTCATGACCCTGGAGCCAACCGTGTCCCTGTCTGGGGGGGACCAGATCCCCAGCCACTCCCTGCTCGGCCACATCTGCTTCCGGGACGTCTGCTTCAG TTACCCCACGCGCCCCGGCTGCCCAGTGCTGCGGAACTTCAGCCTCACCCTGCCCCCTCGCAAGACAGTGGCCATCGTGGGCGAGTCGGGAGGAG GGAAGTCGACGGTGGCGGCACTGCTGGAGCGTTTCTATGAGCCCATGCAGGGGGCCATCACACTGGACGGATGTGAGCTCTGCACCCTGGACCCCTCGTGGCTACGGGGACAGGTCATTGGCTTCATCAGCCAG gagcctgcGCTCTTTGGAACGAGCATCCTGGAGAACATCCGCTTTGGAAAGCCCGACGCATCCGACGCCGAGGTCTACGCCGCGGCCCAGCTGGCCAATGCCGACAGCTTCATCCGCAGCTTCCCCCAGGGCTATGGCACCATCGTGG GCGAGCGCGGCGTGATGCTGTCGGGGGGCCAGAAGCAGCGCGTGGCCATCGCCCGGGCCCTCCTCAAGAACCCGTCGGTGCTGATCCTGGATGAGGCCACGAGCGCGCTGGACACGGAGTCGGAGCAGCtggtgcaggaggcgctggagcgGGCCATGGCTGGCCGCACCGTGCTGGTCATCGCCCACCGCCTCAGCACCATCCAGTGCGCCGACCTCATCGTGGTGCTGGCCCGGGGCTGTGTGGCCGAG GCCGGGACCCACGCGGAGCTGCTGCGCCGGGGCGGGCTGTACGCTGAGCTCGTCCGCAGACAGGCCACGGAGCAGCCCTGA